A single genomic interval of Clostridium facile harbors:
- a CDS encoding FAD-dependent oxidoreductase, with protein MKICIVGGVAGGAGAATKLRRLDEQAEIILFEKGEDISYANCGLPYYIGGEIKQKEALLVTPPALLRKRFRIDVRTSSEVTQIHPQEKVIQIRNHLTGESYTETYDKLVLSPGASPKKFSIEGIDLPGIFTVRNVRNTLEIDEYIQKNQVNSCVVAGGGFIGVEMAENLRLRGMEVTLVEFTNQIMAPLDREMANILHQEIISKGVNLKLGTGVSKLESQSDHSLIVSLTDQSQIHCGMVVLAMGVTPENGLAQQAGLKLSVGNSIQVNEFFQTSNPDIYAVGDAIAVTHGVSGEEALISLAGPANRQGRSVAANVLGQHQTNGKIAYGSSVVKVFDLIAASVGLNEKQLAKSNQNYLKTYVHPFSHATYYPGATQISMKMLFAPDGKILGAQAVGAENVEKQIDVIATVMKFGGTVYDLEELELCYAPPFNSAKSPVNMLGFTAANILKGEMPVFYAEQIPQIDQENSIFVDVSTPPEVLMGTIPNAINIPLDELRERLSELDPNKKIYVTCRVGLRGNIATRILLQHGFDVYNLSGGYKTYRLVNTTFSQENP; from the coding sequence ATGAAAATATGTATTGTTGGCGGCGTTGCAGGGGGAGCTGGGGCAGCTACCAAACTACGCCGTTTGGATGAGCAGGCGGAGATTATTTTATTTGAAAAAGGGGAAGATATTTCTTACGCAAACTGTGGGTTGCCATACTATATTGGCGGGGAAATTAAACAAAAAGAGGCGTTATTGGTTACTCCTCCCGCGCTGTTGCGGAAGCGTTTCCGCATTGACGTACGCACATCGAGTGAGGTAACCCAAATCCATCCACAAGAAAAGGTAATCCAGATAAGGAACCATCTAACTGGCGAAAGTTATACCGAAACCTATGATAAGCTGGTTCTATCCCCAGGGGCGTCCCCTAAAAAATTCTCTATTGAAGGGATTGACTTACCAGGTATTTTTACTGTACGCAATGTACGGAACACTCTAGAAATTGATGAATATATCCAAAAAAATCAAGTAAATTCCTGCGTTGTGGCAGGTGGAGGATTCATCGGGGTAGAAATGGCGGAAAATCTCCGTTTACGTGGGATGGAGGTTACATTGGTGGAATTTACCAACCAGATTATGGCACCACTGGATCGGGAAATGGCAAATATCCTCCATCAGGAGATCATCTCAAAAGGAGTAAATTTAAAATTGGGTACCGGCGTCAGCAAATTAGAATCCCAATCCGATCATAGTTTGATAGTTTCTCTTACCGATCAGTCGCAAATCCATTGCGGTATGGTAGTTCTGGCTATGGGGGTAACACCAGAAAACGGTTTAGCCCAACAAGCTGGATTAAAGCTCTCTGTGGGCAATAGCATCCAAGTAAATGAGTTTTTCCAAACATCCAATCCGGATATTTATGCGGTTGGGGATGCCATTGCAGTTACTCATGGTGTCAGTGGGGAAGAGGCGTTGATCTCTTTGGCGGGACCGGCAAACCGACAGGGCAGAAGTGTTGCCGCCAATGTATTGGGCCAGCACCAAACCAACGGAAAAATCGCCTACGGCAGTTCTGTAGTAAAAGTATTCGACCTAATTGCAGCTTCTGTTGGTTTGAATGAAAAGCAGTTGGCTAAATCCAATCAGAACTATCTTAAAACCTATGTGCATCCATTTTCCCACGCAACATATTATCCCGGTGCAACCCAGATCAGCATGAAAATGCTGTTTGCTCCAGATGGCAAAATTCTTGGGGCACAAGCTGTTGGGGCTGAAAATGTAGAAAAACAGATTGACGTCATCGCCACTGTGATGAAGTTTGGGGGAACCGTATACGATTTGGAGGAACTAGAACTTTGTTATGCACCACCATTTAACTCCGCTAAAAGCCCTGTAAATATGCTGGGATTCACCGCAGCTAATATTTTAAAAGGGGAAATGCCGGTATTCTATGCAGAACAGATCCCACAAATTGATCAGGAAAATTCTATTTTTGTAGATGTAAGCACTCCACCAGAAGTTTTGATGGGGACAATCCCAAATGCAATCAATATTCCACTGGATGAACTCCGGGAACGTCTCAGTGAACTGGATCCAAATAAAAAAATTTATGTCACCTGCCGTGTAGGTCTGCGGGGGAATATCGCAACCAGAATTTTGCTGCAACATGGCTTTGATGTTTATAACCTGAGCGGCGGATATAAAACTTATCGTCTGGTAAATACAACATTTTCCCAGGAAAATCCGTAA
- a CDS encoding dihydrofolate reductase family protein, whose translation MKKVILFIAISLDGYIADGNGQVDWLNGQDPTSIPDSNYDEFMKTIDTVVLGWNTYHQIVTELSPNQWVYNGISSFVVTHKKLISTSEIQFVNENPCELVTRLKQQRGKNIWICGGANLAQQLIRENLIDQFYISVIPILLGKGVPLFGQMEQALPLKLIKTQTSNGITGLIYERR comes from the coding sequence ATGAAAAAAGTAATTTTATTTATCGCAATTAGTTTAGATGGATATATTGCCGATGGTAACGGACAAGTCGATTGGTTAAATGGGCAAGACCCCACTTCCATACCGGATAGTAACTATGATGAATTTATGAAAACTATTGATACCGTTGTGTTAGGTTGGAATACTTATCATCAAATTGTAACAGAACTTTCTCCTAATCAATGGGTCTATAATGGAATATCTAGTTTTGTTGTAACCCATAAAAAATTAATATCTACCAGTGAAATCCAGTTTGTCAACGAAAATCCCTGTGAGTTAGTCACCAGGTTAAAACAGCAAAGAGGGAAAAATATCTGGATTTGTGGTGGTGCAAACCTGGCACAACAGTTGATTCGTGAAAATTTAATTGACCAATTTTATATCTCGGTTATTCCCATCCTTCTGGGAAAAGGAGTCCCTCTTTTTGGACAAATGGAACAGGCACTTCCGCTCAAATTAATCAAAACCCAAACCAGTAACGGCATTACAGGCCTCATTTACGAACGCCGTTGA
- a CDS encoding FIVAR domain-containing protein, whose amino-acid sequence MRKCRIGTAKFFTLLLLLYRTSVKVQELYQELLNFDNVKETSNKDEIPEILESLDITGYANYSIPKLETTMYQDTIDGTNYYYMFNDVSTFQGMLTAGSSKMYKTGEYGEAIQDAIVTLEGSGTPYMLDAMTGEITQIGEYTDNGDGTITLCLDNLDPGASTIIAITNNTTDFPAPSDYVTDVNADNGDYEIARDVDHNAVFRSNTAGSYQVSLSDGTTKDVTIDKSGEVLDLSDAKWNLTIDSYGPKYKDASSMVDPETGIQTVDPSETEIITVDFGEQNLVNWADIQATEEQLATLGVASMDNVSGRGYYTTTFDWDGSKANLWMSYGNDQITGITINGQEIDVINNLTDTVDLGKYLVEGSNTLTIELTTTLNKRARVESDVFAGKSTKAATAITDNGLVSAVLTPYTEVVLADQEQADKGILNAVIAYADAAKASGEYDNAIESVQKSFDEALMNAKAVAENDAATQEEVDAAWQTLLNEIHKLGFVAGDKTELASLIAAAEGIDLSKYVEAGQAEFTAALEAAQSVYKDGDAMQAEINEVADKLLNTMLNLRYKADKSILEEVVAKANQIDANAYTAESYAVLEVALKDADAVLANENATQKEVDVAVQSVQAAMDSLVAVEGTETPSDNNATQTGQESTTTKANAAKTGDFAPIAGLAVLAVAGAAILITRKKK is encoded by the coding sequence ATGCGCAAGTGCCGGATAGGAACGGCAAAATTTTTTACACTTCTATTACTTCTTTATCGCACATCAGTAAAAGTACAGGAATTATATCAAGAACTGTTAAATTTTGACAATGTAAAAGAAACTTCTAATAAAGATGAAATTCCTGAAATTTTAGAATCCTTGGACATTACCGGCTACGCCAACTATAGCATCCCAAAACTGGAAACCACCATGTATCAGGATACCATTGATGGAACCAACTATTACTACATGTTTAACGATGTTTCCACTTTCCAGGGTATGTTGACCGCAGGGTCTTCTAAAATGTACAAAACTGGGGAATATGGTGAAGCGATCCAGGATGCTATTGTAACACTGGAAGGCTCCGGAACCCCTTATATGCTGGATGCTATGACCGGGGAAATCACACAAATTGGAGAATACACTGACAATGGCGATGGTACCATCACCCTCTGCCTGGATAATCTGGATCCAGGAGCATCTACCATCATTGCAATTACCAATAATACAACCGACTTCCCTGCTCCATCTGACTATGTAACAGATGTGAATGCAGACAATGGTGATTACGAAATCGCACGTGACGTGGATCATAATGCGGTATTCCGCTCCAACACAGCGGGCAGTTACCAAGTTAGCTTGTCCGATGGCACAACAAAGGATGTTACCATTGATAAATCCGGTGAGGTATTGGATTTAAGCGATGCGAAATGGAATTTGACCATCGACAGTTATGGTCCAAAATATAAGGACGCAAGTAGTATGGTAGACCCAGAAACTGGAATACAAACCGTAGATCCTTCCGAAACAGAGATTATTACCGTTGATTTTGGAGAACAAAACCTAGTGAACTGGGCAGATATCCAGGCAACGGAAGAACAGCTGGCTACTTTAGGCGTTGCTTCTATGGATAATGTATCAGGACGTGGATACTATACCACTACATTTGATTGGGATGGTTCCAAAGCAAACCTGTGGATGTCCTATGGTAATGACCAAATTACCGGTATTACGATTAATGGTCAGGAAATTGATGTGATTAACAATCTGACAGATACGGTTGATTTAGGAAAATATTTAGTAGAAGGCTCCAATACTTTAACCATCGAACTCACTACTACCTTGAACAAACGTGCACGGGTAGAAAGCGATGTATTTGCTGGTAAGAGTACAAAAGCAGCAACAGCGATTACAGATAATGGCTTGGTAAGCGCAGTATTGACCCCATATACCGAAGTTGTTTTGGCTGATCAGGAACAAGCGGACAAAGGTATCCTGAACGCAGTAATTGCATACGCAGATGCAGCAAAAGCAAGTGGTGAATATGATAATGCCATCGAAAGTGTACAAAAATCCTTTGATGAAGCGTTGATGAATGCGAAAGCAGTTGCAGAAAATGATGCAGCAACTCAAGAAGAAGTGGATGCAGCATGGCAGACCTTATTGAACGAAATCCATAAATTAGGATTTGTAGCAGGCGATAAAACAGAGTTAGCAAGCTTAATCGCAGCAGCAGAAGGAATCGACCTGAGCAAGTATGTAGAAGCAGGTCAAGCGGAATTCACCGCAGCATTGGAAGCAGCTCAGAGCGTATACAAAGACGGAGACGCAATGCAGGCGGAAATCAATGAAGTAGCGGATAAGCTGTTAAACACAATGTTGAACCTGAGATACAAAGCAGATAAATCTATTCTGGAAGAAGTAGTAGCAAAAGCAAATCAGATAGATGCGAACGCATACACAGCAGAAAGCTACGCAGTACTGGAAGTAGCATTAAAAGATGCGGATGCAGTATTAGCAAATGAAAACGCAACCCAGAAAGAAGTAGACGTAGCAGTACAATCTGTGCAGGCTGCAATGGATAGTTTAGTAGCAGTAGAAGGAACAGAAACACCATCTGATAACAATGCTACTCAGACTGGACAGGAAAGCACAACAACCAAAGCAAACGCAGCGAAAACAGGGGACTTTGCCCCAATCGCAGGGTTGGCAGTATTGGCAGTAGCAGGTGCAGCAATCCTGATTACTCGTAAGAAAAAATAA
- a CDS encoding recombinase family protein codes for MLRQTNQQPITALYPRLSHEDELQGESNSISNQKRILETYAKQNGFSNLRWYTDDGYSGANFQRPGFQAMLADIEAGKVGTVIVKDMSRLGRNYLQVGMYTEMIFPQKGVRFIAINDGVDSAQGDNDFAPLRNIFNEWLVRDTSKKIKAVKRSKGMNGKPITSKPVYGYLMDEDENFIIDEEAAPVVKQIYNLCLAGNGPTKIARMLTEQQIPTPGTLEYRRTGSTRRYHPGYECKWATNTVVHILENREYTGCLVNFKTEKLSYKVKHSVENPPEKQVIFENHHEPIIDTQTWERVQELRKQRKRPNRYDEVGLFSGILFCADCGSVMYQQRYQTDKRKQDCYICGNYKKRTHDCTAHFIRTDLLTAGVLSNLRKVTSYAAKHEARFMKLLIEQNEDGGKRRNAAKKKELEASEKRIAELSAIFKRLYEDSVTGRISDERFTELSADYEAEQRELKERAAAIQAELSKAQEATVNAEKFMNVVRRHTSFEELTPTLLREFVEKIVVHECSYDENKTRRQDIEIYYSFVGKVDLPE; via the coding sequence ATGTTAAGACAGACCAACCAACAACCAATTACCGCCCTTTACCCAAGACTATCCCATGAGGACGAGCTGCAAGGCGAAAGCAATTCCATTTCCAATCAGAAGCGTATCCTTGAAACCTATGCAAAGCAGAACGGCTTTTCCAATCTGCGCTGGTACACGGACGACGGTTATTCTGGTGCGAACTTTCAAAGACCCGGTTTTCAAGCCATGCTTGCGGACATTGAAGCCGGAAAAGTCGGGACAGTTATCGTAAAGGATATGTCGAGGTTAGGGCGAAACTACCTGCAAGTGGGAATGTACACGGAAATGATTTTCCCACAGAAAGGTGTCCGCTTCATCGCTATCAATGACGGAGTGGACAGCGCACAGGGCGACAATGACTTTGCCCCGCTGCGGAATATCTTTAACGAATGGCTGGTGAGAGATACGAGCAAGAAAATCAAAGCAGTAAAACGCTCAAAAGGCATGAATGGCAAGCCCATCACAAGCAAGCCTGTGTATGGCTACCTCATGGACGAGGATGAAAATTTCATTATTGACGAGGAAGCTGCACCCGTAGTCAAGCAGATATACAACCTCTGTCTTGCCGGGAATGGTCCGACCAAGATAGCCCGTATGCTCACAGAGCAGCAAATCCCCACGCCGGGAACGCTTGAATACCGCAGGACGGGCAGCACCCGCCGCTACCACCCCGGCTATGAGTGCAAGTGGGCGACCAATACCGTAGTGCATATCCTTGAAAACCGGGAATACACAGGCTGTCTGGTAAATTTCAAGACAGAAAAACTTTCTTACAAAGTCAAGCACAGTGTAGAAAATCCCCCGGAAAAGCAAGTGATTTTCGAGAACCACCACGAGCCTATCATAGACACCCAAACATGGGAACGGGTGCAGGAGCTTCGCAAACAGCGCAAACGCCCAAACCGCTATGATGAAGTGGGTTTGTTCTCCGGCATACTGTTCTGTGCGGACTGCGGCAGCGTGATGTATCAGCAGCGATACCAGACGGACAAGCGCAAGCAGGACTGTTATATCTGCGGCAACTACAAGAAACGCACCCATGACTGTACGGCGCACTTTATCCGCACCGACCTCTTGACCGCTGGTGTACTCTCCAATCTGCGGAAAGTGACCAGCTATGCGGCAAAGCATGAAGCCCGGTTTATGAAACTCTTGATTGAGCAGAACGAGGACGGGGGCAAACGCAGGAACGCCGCCAAGAAAAAGGAACTGGAAGCCTCCGAGAAACGCATAGCCGAGTTATCCGCTATCTTCAAGCGGCTGTATGAGGACAGCGTGACCGGGCGCATATCAGACGAGCGTTTCACAGAGCTGTCGGCAGACTATGAAGCAGAGCAACGGGAGCTGAAAGAAAGAGCCGCTGCTATTCAAGCGGAGCTTTCCAAAGCACAGGAAGCCACCGTGAACGCAGAAAAGTTTATGAATGTTGTCCGGCGGCATACCAGCTTTGAAGAACTTACCCCTACTCTGCTGCGGGAGTTTGTAGAGAAAATCGTTGTGCATGAGTGCAGCTATGACGAGAACAAGACCCGCAGACAGGACATTGAGATTTATTATTCTTTTGTTGGCAAGGTGGACTTGCCCGAATAA
- a CDS encoding transposon-encoded TnpW family protein — MTETKQTSTTKTDRRPDCVTEIRMGNSVLTVSGFFKQGATDTAADKMMKVLEAEAATQKTAI; from the coding sequence ATGACAGAAACGAAACAGACAAGCACCACCAAAACAGACCGCCGCCCGGACTGTGTGACGGAAATCCGCATGGGCAACTCCGTCCTTACCGTTTCCGGCTTCTTCAAGCAGGGCGCAACCGACACCGCAGCCGACAAGATGATGAAAGTGCTGGAAGCGGAAGCTGCTACACAAAAAACGGCGATTTGA
- a CDS encoding ATP-binding protein: MKNGIEAMITDITATTAEAEDYTGEDGLLYCGKCHTPKEAYFAEGKTCFGRDRHPAECDCQRAAREKQQAAESRQKHLEKVEDLKRRGFTDPAMRNWTFEHDNGRNPQTETARFYVESWETMQAENIGYLFWGGVGTGKSYLAACIANALMEKEVAVCMTNFATILGDLAASFEGRNEYISRLCSYPLLILDDFGMERGTEYGLEQVYSVIDSRYRSGKPLIATTNLTLEELQHPQDTPHARIYDRLTSMCAPVRFTGSNFRKETAQEKLERLKQLMKQRKESL; this comes from the coding sequence ATGAAAAACGGAATTGAAGCTATGATTACGGACATTACAGCCACTACCGCCGAAGCGGAGGACTACACAGGCGAGGACGGGCTTTTATACTGCGGTAAGTGCCATACGCCCAAAGAAGCCTATTTTGCAGAGGGAAAGACTTGTTTCGGGCGTGACCGCCACCCGGCAGAGTGCGACTGCCAGCGGGCAGCCCGTGAAAAGCAGCAAGCCGCCGAAAGCCGACAGAAGCACCTTGAAAAAGTGGAGGACTTGAAACGCCGGGGCTTTACCGACCCTGCTATGCGGAACTGGACATTTGAGCATGACAACGGCAGAAACCCGCAGACCGAAACCGCCCGCTTTTATGTGGAGAGCTGGGAAACCATGCAGGCTGAAAATATCGGCTACCTGTTTTGGGGCGGCGTGGGGACGGGAAAAAGCTACCTTGCCGCCTGTATCGCCAACGCCCTTATGGAAAAAGAGGTTGCCGTCTGCATGACAAACTTTGCAACGATACTGGGTGACCTTGCCGCCAGCTTTGAGGGCAGGAACGAATATATTTCCCGCCTTTGCAGCTACCCTCTGCTGATACTTGATGATTTCGGTATGGAGCGAGGAACAGAATACGGGCTGGAACAGGTTTACAGCGTGATTGACAGCCGTTACCGAAGCGGCAAGCCGCTGATCGCCACGACCAACCTCACGCTGGAGGAATTGCAGCACCCGCAGGACACGCCCCACGCCCGTATCTATGACAGGCTGACTTCCATGTGCGCCCCCGTCCGCTTCACGGGCAGCAACTTCCGAAAGGAAACCGCACAGGAAAAGCTGGAACGCTTAAAGCAACTGATGAAGCAGCGAAAGGAGAGCCTATGA
- a CDS encoding phage replisome organizer N-terminal domain-containing protein: MADNRKYYYLKLKENFFDSDSIVLLEDMKDGILYSNILLKLYLKSLKNGGKLQLDEHIPYTAQMIATLTRHQIGTVERALEIFRQLGLVEQLDSGAFYMTDIELMIGQSSTEAERKRAARLENKALLPPRTKGGHLSDIRPPEIEIELEKEIEIEKEREGETGHPAPAAYGRYNNVILTDTELSGLKTELPDKWEYYIDRLSCHIASTGKQYHSHAATIYKWAQEDAAKGKAAPKQGIPDYSCKEGESL, from the coding sequence ATGGCAGATAACCGCAAGTATTACTACCTCAAGCTGAAAGAGAACTTTTTTGACAGCGACTCCATTGTGCTGCTGGAAGATATGAAAGACGGGATTTTATACTCCAATATCCTCTTGAAGCTGTACTTAAAATCGCTGAAAAACGGCGGGAAATTGCAGCTTGACGAGCATATCCCCTACACAGCGCAGATGATAGCGACACTGACCCGCCACCAGATAGGGACGGTTGAGAGGGCTTTAGAGATTTTCCGGCAGTTGGGGCTTGTGGAGCAGCTTGACAGCGGGGCTTTCTATATGACCGACATTGAGCTGATGATAGGACAGTCCTCTACCGAAGCCGAGCGGAAACGGGCTGCAAGACTGGAAAACAAGGCACTTTTACCGCCCCGGACAAAAGGCGGACATTTGTCCGACATTCGTCCACCAGAGATAGAGATAGAGTTAGAGAAAGAGATAGAGATAGAAAAAGAGAGAGAGGGAGAAACGGGACACCCCGCCCCCGCCGCTTATGGCAGATACAACAATGTGATACTGACCGATACAGAGCTTTCCGGGCTAAAAACAGAGTTGCCCGACAAGTGGGAGTATTATATTGACCGGCTTTCCTGCCATATCGCTTCCACCGGGAAACAGTACCACAGCCATGCAGCCACCATTTACAAGTGGGCGCAGGAGGACGCTGCCAAAGGCAAGGCTGCCCCGAAACAGGGCATACCCGATTATTCATGCAAGGAGGGCGAGAGCTTATGA
- a CDS encoding relaxase/mobilization nuclease domain-containing protein, whose product MATFKHISSKNADYGAAEAYLTFEHDEFTMKPTLDENGRLIPREDYRISSLNCGGEDFAVACMRANLRYEKNQKREDVKSHHYIISFDPRDGTDNGLTVDRAQELGEQFCKEHFPGHQALVCTHPDGHNHSGNIHVHIVINSLRIYEVPLLPYMDRPADTREGCKHRCTNAAMEYFKSEVMEMCHREGLYQIDLLSGSKERITEREYWAAKKGQLALDKENAVREAAGQPTKPTKFETDKAKLRRTIRQALSQAGSFDEFSSLLLREGVTVKESRGRLSYLTPDRTKPITARKLGDDFDKAAVLVLLTQNAHRAAEQSKAILEYPAAVKKLSQGEKTTKTTPADNTLQRMVDREAKRAEGKGVGYDRWAAKHNLKQMAATVTAYQQYGFSSPEELDEACSAAYTAMRESLTELKQMEKTLNGKKELQRQVLAYSKTRPVRDGLKQQKNAKAKAAYRQKYESDFIIADAAARYFRENGISKLPSYKALQAEIETLIQEKNSGYNDYRAKREEYRRLQTVKGNIDQILHRERKPVKRQEQER is encoded by the coding sequence TTGGCAACATTCAAACATATCAGCTCTAAAAATGCGGACTATGGCGCAGCGGAAGCCTATCTCACATTTGAGCATGACGAGTTTACCATGAAGCCCACCCTTGATGAAAACGGGCGGCTGATACCGAGGGAGGATTACCGCATTTCTTCCCTCAACTGTGGGGGCGAGGATTTCGCTGTTGCCTGTATGCGGGCTAATCTCCGCTATGAGAAAAACCAAAAACGGGAAGATGTGAAAAGCCACCACTATATCATCAGCTTTGACCCACGGGACGGGACAGACAACGGCTTGACCGTAGACCGGGCGCAGGAGCTGGGCGAGCAGTTCTGTAAAGAGCATTTCCCCGGACACCAAGCCTTAGTCTGCACCCACCCGGACGGGCATAACCACAGCGGCAATATCCATGTGCATATCGTCATCAACTCCCTGCGGATTTATGAAGTCCCGCTTCTGCCCTACATGGACAGACCAGCCGACACACGGGAGGGCTGCAAGCACCGCTGCACCAACGCCGCTATGGAATATTTCAAGAGTGAAGTCATGGAGATGTGCCACCGGGAGGGGCTTTACCAAATCGACCTCCTAAGCGGCAGCAAGGAACGGATAACCGAACGGGAATACTGGGCGGCAAAGAAAGGACAGCTTGCCCTTGATAAAGAGAACGCTGTCAGAGAAGCCGCAGGACAGCCGACCAAGCCCACCAAGTTTGAAACGGACAAGGCGAAGCTGCGCCGGACGATACGGCAGGCACTTTCCCAAGCTGGCAGCTTTGACGAATTTTCTTCCCTTTTGCTGCGGGAGGGTGTGACCGTCAAGGAGAGCCGGGGGCGGCTTTCCTACCTCACGCCGGACAGGACAAAGCCTATCACAGCCCGGAAGCTGGGGGACGATTTTGACAAGGCTGCTGTCCTTGTCCTGCTTACGCAGAACGCCCACAGAGCCGCCGAACAGAGCAAAGCCATACTCGAATACCCTGCCGCGGTTAAAAAGCTGTCACAAGGGGAAAAAACCACAAAAACCACCCCGGCAGACAACACCTTGCAGCGCATGGTTGACCGGGAAGCCAAGCGAGCCGAGGGCAAGGGCGTGGGCTATGACCGCTGGGCGGCAAAGCACAACCTAAAGCAAATGGCAGCTACCGTTACCGCCTATCAGCAGTACGGCTTTTCTTCCCCGGAGGAACTGGACGAAGCCTGTTCTGCCGCCTATACCGCCATGCGGGAAAGCCTTACAGAGCTGAAGCAGATGGAAAAGACGCTGAACGGGAAAAAGGAGCTGCAACGGCAGGTGCTTGCCTATTCCAAGACCCGCCCTGTCCGGGACGGGCTGAAACAGCAGAAAAACGCCAAAGCAAAAGCAGCCTACCGTCAGAAGTACGAAAGCGACTTTATCATAGCAGACGCAGCCGCCCGCTATTTCAGGGAAAACGGCATTTCCAAGCTGCCGAGCTATAAAGCCCTGCAAGCAGAGATTGAAACCCTTATCCAAGAGAAAAACAGCGGCTACAACGATTACCGGGCAAAACGGGAGGAATACCGCCGCTTACAGACTGTCAAGGGCAATATCGACCAGATTTTACACCGGGAGCGCAAGCCTGTGAAAAGGCAGGAACAGGAACGATAA
- a CDS encoding plasmid mobilization protein, which produces MRKRYNTPHRSRVVKTRMTEEEYAEFAERLSAYNMSQAEFIRQAITGAAIRPIITVSPVNDELLAAVGKLTAEYGRIGGNLNQIARTLNEWHSPYPQLAGEVRAAVSDLAALKFEVLQKVGDAVGNIQTYQL; this is translated from the coding sequence ATGCGAAAACGATATAACACGCCGCACCGCAGCCGGGTAGTCAAGACACGCATGACCGAGGAAGAATACGCCGAGTTTGCGGAAAGGCTTTCTGCTTACAACATGAGCCAAGCCGAGTTTATCCGGCAAGCCATAACCGGGGCAGCCATACGCCCCATCATAACCGTTTCCCCCGTCAATGACGAGTTGCTTGCCGCTGTCGGGAAGCTGACCGCCGAATACGGCAGGATCGGCGGCAACTTAAACCAGATAGCCCGGACGCTGAACGAGTGGCACAGCCCCTACCCGCAGCTTGCCGGGGAGGTACGGGCGGCGGTTTCCGACCTTGCTGCCCTAAAGTTTGAAGTCTTGCAGAAAGTGGGTGACGCTGTTGGCAACATTCAAACATATCAGCTCTAA
- a CDS encoding helix-turn-helix domain-containing protein → MRNNRLLPYETIVQATSGEPEAVGTVLQYYRRRIQCAARVNGRVDQDTEDYITQTLLTAIFKFRFGR, encoded by the coding sequence ATGAGAAATAATAGGCTTCTCCCCTATGAAACAATCGTCCAAGCCACCAGCGGGGAGCCGGAAGCGGTGGGAACTGTATTGCAGTATTACCGCCGCCGCATACAATGTGCCGCCCGTGTGAATGGACGGGTAGACCAAGATACAGAGGACTACATCACCCAGACGCTTCTCACAGCTATTTTCAAGTTCCGCTTTGGGAGATAG
- a CDS encoding RNA polymerase sigma factor — translation MTCTEEYREHIEYTFHAFCKVVIRNATINAARTRSRKHKREISLEYLTDEKHYPLGTTDEYFQAPEPDEEYILTLCGDTVIFSSGLLAEALSRLDEREREMIYLSFFKRIPQHEIGRQYGRSRSTAGYHIRKVLRQLQAEMEGMAYEK, via the coding sequence ATGACCTGTACAGAAGAATATCGGGAACATATCGAGTACACTTTCCATGCCTTTTGCAAAGTCGTTATCCGAAATGCAACGATCAACGCAGCGAGGACACGGAGCAGGAAGCACAAAAGAGAAATATCCCTTGAATACCTCACAGACGAAAAGCACTACCCTTTAGGCACGACAGATGAATATTTCCAAGCCCCGGAGCCGGACGAGGAATACATACTTACCCTTTGCGGCGATACGGTCATTTTCAGCAGCGGCTTACTTGCGGAAGCCCTGTCACGGCTGGACGAACGGGAGCGGGAAATGATTTACCTGTCCTTTTTCAAGCGTATTCCACAGCACGAAATTGGCAGACAGTACGGGCGCAGCCGCAGCACAGCGGGCTACCATATCCGAAAAGTCCTACGGCAGCTCCAAGCGGAAATGGAGGGAATGGCATATGAGAAATAA